A section of the Candidatus Tectomicrobia bacterium genome encodes:
- the hisZ gene encoding ATP phosphoribosyltransferase regulatory subunit, with protein MTPNSSASNKKSGSGESLRGTERILAYKAMPAGSKVFLPEQARRKRLLEERLLAVFGRWGFSEIVTPVFEFYVPSPAGEGRDAETFRQVDRESGELLALRADMTPQIARVAGTLLADQPRPLRLCYMTNVFRHAHVAGLLQREFWQAGVELIGLISLEADAETIAIAVECLRTAGVENFRISLSHTAYLRGILDALGLEGARRREVLDAVARRDAAGLDALLRGLPGKREDARRLLDLPSLFGGKEVLDRAAKGVRNASSRRALRELARVLRLLDFYGLADRVLLDLSDFRDFDYYTGVIFEGFVEGSGYPICGGGRYDRLLGLYGTDGHGTGFALDLDQLLRIATLNGSEPGGADFLVIDFTQEKRIGVTLARDLRARGWRVARDIIRRDLAASLDYARRAGVHRCVVVDAQESRTGRVRLLDSSGKELDRCKASELAARIGERDREERS; from the coding sequence ATGACGCCAAACTCGTCCGCCTCTAATAAGAAGTCCGGGTCCGGCGAGAGCCTGCGGGGAACCGAGCGCATCCTCGCCTACAAGGCGATGCCGGCCGGCTCGAAGGTGTTCCTTCCCGAGCAGGCGCGGCGCAAGCGCCTCCTAGAGGAGCGGCTTCTCGCGGTCTTCGGGCGGTGGGGCTTCAGCGAGATCGTCACGCCGGTCTTCGAGTTCTACGTCCCGAGCCCGGCGGGGGAGGGCCGGGACGCGGAAACCTTCCGCCAGGTGGATCGCGAGTCGGGCGAGCTGCTGGCGCTCCGGGCCGACATGACGCCCCAAATCGCCCGGGTGGCGGGCACCCTCCTGGCCGACCAGCCCCGCCCCCTCCGGCTGTGCTACATGACCAACGTCTTCCGCCACGCGCACGTGGCGGGGCTGCTGCAGCGGGAGTTCTGGCAGGCCGGGGTGGAGCTCATCGGCCTCATCTCGCTCGAGGCCGACGCCGAGACCATCGCCATCGCCGTGGAGTGCCTGCGGACGGCCGGGGTGGAGAACTTCCGGATATCCCTGAGCCACACGGCCTACCTGCGCGGCATCCTGGACGCGCTGGGACTCGAGGGAGCGCGCCGCCGCGAGGTGCTCGACGCCGTCGCGCGCCGGGACGCGGCGGGCCTCGACGCCCTGCTGCGCGGCCTTCCGGGGAAGCGGGAGGACGCCCGGCGGCTCCTCGATCTCCCCTCCCTATTCGGCGGGAAGGAGGTTCTGGACCGGGCGGCGAAGGGAGTGCGGAACGCCTCCTCCCGGCGCGCCCTCCGCGAGCTCGCGCGCGTTCTCCGGCTGCTGGATTTCTACGGGCTGGCCGACCGGGTGCTCCTGGATCTGAGCGATTTCCGGGATTTCGATTATTATACCGGGGTGATCTTCGAGGGCTTCGTCGAGGGTTCGGGCTATCCGATCTGCGGCGGGGGGCGCTATGATCGCCTCCTCGGCCTGTACGGGACCGACGGCCACGGCACGGGCTTCGCCCTGGACCTGGACCAGCTCCTGCGCATCGCGACGTTGAACGGCTCCGAGCCGGGCGGGGCCGACTTCCTGGTGATCGATTTCACCCAGGAGAAGCGCATCGGCGTCACCCTGGCCCGGGATTTGCGCGCGCGGGGCTGGCGCGTGGCCCGGGACATCATCCGCCGCGACCTCGCCGCCTCGCTCGACTACGCCCGGCGCGCGGGGGTCCACCGCTGCGTGGTGGTGGACGCGCAGGAGTCCCGGACCGGCCGCGTGCGGCTGCTGGATTCCTCGGGGAAGGAACTGGACCGGTGCAAGGCCTCCGAGCTGGCGGCCCGCATCGGGGAGCGGGATCGAGAGGAGCGCTCATGA